A stretch of Vulpes vulpes isolate BD-2025 chromosome 4, VulVul3, whole genome shotgun sequence DNA encodes these proteins:
- the ELF2 gene encoding ETS-related transcription factor Elf-2 isoform X9 → MEASVHSSNAHCTDKTIEAAEALLHMESPTCLRDSRSPVEVFVPPCVSTPEFIHAAMRPDVITETVVEVSTEESEPMDTSPIPTSPDSHEPMKKKKAQRASQIIRSSAIVGRKPKTQQSPISNGSPELGIKKKPREGKGNTTYLWEFLLDLLQDKNTCPRYIKWTQREKGIFKLVDSKAVSKLWGKHKNKPDMNYETMGRALRYYYQRGILAKVEGQRLVYQFKDMPKNIVVIDDDKSETCNEDLAAATDEKSLERVSLSAESLLKAASVRGGKNSSLNCSRAEKGVARVVNITSPGHDTPSRCPTTTASVSATTAPRTVRVAMQVPVVMTSLGQKISTVAVQSVNAGAPLITSTSPTTATSPKVVIQTIPTVMPASSENGDKITMQPAKIITIPATQLAQCQLQTKSNLTGSGSINIVGTPLAVRALTPVSIAHGTPVMRLSVPTQQASGQTPPRVISAVIKGPEVKSEAVAKKQEHDVKTLQLVQEEKPADGNKTVTHVVVVSAPSAIALPVTMKTEGLVTCEK, encoded by the exons A tggaaGCATCAGTTCATAGCAGTAATGCACACTGTACAGATAAGACAATTGAAGCTGCTGAAGCCCTGCTTCATATGGAATCTCCTACCTGCTTAAGGGATTCAAGAAGTCCTG TGGAAGTGTTTGTCCCTCCTTGTGTATCAACTCCAGAATTTATCCATGCTGCTATGAGGCCAGATGTCATTACAGAAACCGTAGTGGAGGTGTCAACTGAAGAATCTGAACCAATGGATACCTCTCCTATTCCTACATCACCAGATAGCCATGaaccaatgaaaaagaaaaaag CTCAAAGGGCCTCGCAGATTATCAGATCCTCTGCAATAG TTGGCCGTAAACCAAAGACCCAGCAATCACCAATTTCCAATGGGTCTCCTGAGTTAGGTATAAAGAAGAAacccagagaaggaaaag gAAACACAACCTATCTGTGGGAGTTTCTTTTAGATCTACTCCAGGATAAAAATACTTGTCCTCGGTATATTAAGTGGacccagagagaaaaaggcatATTCAAGCTTGTGGATTCAAAGGCCGTCTCTAAACTTTGGGGAAAGCATAAGAACAAGCCAGATATGAACTATGAAACTATGGGACGAGCTCTGAG GTATTATTACCAAAGGGGTATTCTTGCAAAGGTCGAAGGACAGAGGCTTGTCTATCAGTTCAAGGATATGCCCAAAAACATAGTGGTCATAGATGATGACAAAAGTGAAACTTGTAATGAAGATTTAGCAGCAGCTACTGATGAAAAGTCATTAGAACGAGTATCACTGTCTGCAGAGAGTCTCCTGAAAGCAGCTTCTGTTCGTGGTGGCAAAAACTCATCTCTAAACTGCTCCAGAGCAGAGAAAGGTGTAGCTAGAGTTGTGAATATCACTTCCCCTGGTCATGATACTCCATCCAGGTGTCCTACTACCACCGCATCTGTGTCAGCAACAACAGCTCCAAG GACAGTTCGTGTGGCAATGCAAGTACCTGTTGTAATGACATCGTTGGGTCAGAAAATCTCGACTGTGGCAGTTCAGTCAGTTAATGCAGGTGCACCATTGATAACCAGCACTAGTCCCACAACAGCAACCTCTCCAAAGGTAGTTATTCAGACAATCCCTACTGTGATGCCAGCCTCTTCTGAAAATGGAGACAAAATCACCATGCAGCCTGCCAAAATTATCACCATCCCAGCTACACAACTTGCACAGTGTCAACTGCAGACAAAGTCCAATCTGACTGGGTCAGGAAGCATTAACATTGTCGGAACCCCGCTGGCTGTGAGAGCACTTACCCCCGTTTCAATAGCCCACGGTACACCTGTAATGAGACTCTCAGTGCCTACCCAACAGGCATCTGGCCAGACTCCCCCGCGAGTTATCAGTGCGGTCATAAAAGGGCCAGAGGTAAAATCAGAAGCGGTGGCAAAAAAGCAAGAACATGACGTGAAAACTTTGCAGCTGGTACAAGAAGAAAAACCGGCAGATGGAAATAAGACAGTGACCCACGTAGTGGTTGTCAGTGCGCCTTCAGCTATTGCCCTTCCTGTAACTATGAAAACGGAAGGACTGGTGACATGTGAGAAATGA
- the ELF2 gene encoding ETS-related transcription factor Elf-2 isoform X10: MATSLQEGPTNQLDLLIRAVEASVHSSNAHCTDKTIEAAEALLHMESPTCLRDSRSPEFIHAAMRPDVITETVVEVSTEESEPMDTSPIPTSPDSHEPMKKKKVGRKPKTQQSPISNGSPELGIKKKPREGKGNTTYLWEFLLDLLQDKNTCPRYIKWTQREKGIFKLVDSKAVSKLWGKHKNKPDMNYETMGRALRYYYQRGILAKVEGQRLVYQFKDMPKNIVVIDDDKSETCNEDLAAATDEKSLERVSLSAESLLKAASVRGGKNSSLNCSRAEKGVARVVNITSPGHDTPSRCPTTTASVSATTAPRTVRVAMQVPVVMTSLGQKISTVAVQSVNAGAPLITSTSPTTATSPKVVIQTIPTVMPASSENGDKITMQPAKIITIPATQLAQCQLQTKSNLTGSGSINIVGTPLAVRALTPVSIAHGTPVMRLSVPTQQASGQTPPRVISAVIKGPEVKSEAVAKKQEHDVKTLQLVQEEKPADGNKTVTHVVVVSAPSAIALPVTMKTEGLVTCEK; the protein is encoded by the exons tggaaGCATCAGTTCATAGCAGTAATGCACACTGTACAGATAAGACAATTGAAGCTGCTGAAGCCCTGCTTCATATGGAATCTCCTACCTGCTTAAGGGATTCAAGAAGTCCTG AATTTATCCATGCTGCTATGAGGCCAGATGTCATTACAGAAACCGTAGTGGAGGTGTCAACTGAAGAATCTGAACCAATGGATACCTCTCCTATTCCTACATCACCAGATAGCCATGaaccaatgaaaaagaaaaaag TTGGCCGTAAACCAAAGACCCAGCAATCACCAATTTCCAATGGGTCTCCTGAGTTAGGTATAAAGAAGAAacccagagaaggaaaag gAAACACAACCTATCTGTGGGAGTTTCTTTTAGATCTACTCCAGGATAAAAATACTTGTCCTCGGTATATTAAGTGGacccagagagaaaaaggcatATTCAAGCTTGTGGATTCAAAGGCCGTCTCTAAACTTTGGGGAAAGCATAAGAACAAGCCAGATATGAACTATGAAACTATGGGACGAGCTCTGAG GTATTATTACCAAAGGGGTATTCTTGCAAAGGTCGAAGGACAGAGGCTTGTCTATCAGTTCAAGGATATGCCCAAAAACATAGTGGTCATAGATGATGACAAAAGTGAAACTTGTAATGAAGATTTAGCAGCAGCTACTGATGAAAAGTCATTAGAACGAGTATCACTGTCTGCAGAGAGTCTCCTGAAAGCAGCTTCTGTTCGTGGTGGCAAAAACTCATCTCTAAACTGCTCCAGAGCAGAGAAAGGTGTAGCTAGAGTTGTGAATATCACTTCCCCTGGTCATGATACTCCATCCAGGTGTCCTACTACCACCGCATCTGTGTCAGCAACAACAGCTCCAAG GACAGTTCGTGTGGCAATGCAAGTACCTGTTGTAATGACATCGTTGGGTCAGAAAATCTCGACTGTGGCAGTTCAGTCAGTTAATGCAGGTGCACCATTGATAACCAGCACTAGTCCCACAACAGCAACCTCTCCAAAGGTAGTTATTCAGACAATCCCTACTGTGATGCCAGCCTCTTCTGAAAATGGAGACAAAATCACCATGCAGCCTGCCAAAATTATCACCATCCCAGCTACACAACTTGCACAGTGTCAACTGCAGACAAAGTCCAATCTGACTGGGTCAGGAAGCATTAACATTGTCGGAACCCCGCTGGCTGTGAGAGCACTTACCCCCGTTTCAATAGCCCACGGTACACCTGTAATGAGACTCTCAGTGCCTACCCAACAGGCATCTGGCCAGACTCCCCCGCGAGTTATCAGTGCGGTCATAAAAGGGCCAGAGGTAAAATCAGAAGCGGTGGCAAAAAAGCAAGAACATGACGTGAAAACTTTGCAGCTGGTACAAGAAGAAAAACCGGCAGATGGAAATAAGACAGTGACCCACGTAGTGGTTGTCAGTGCGCCTTCAGCTATTGCCCTTCCTGTAACTATGAAAACGGAAGGACTGGTGACATGTGAGAAATGA
- the ELF2 gene encoding ETS-related transcription factor Elf-2 isoform X6 has product MMQDVAEEQEVETENVETVEASVHSSNAHCTDKTIEAAEALLHMESPTCLRDSRSPVEVFVPPCVSTPEFIHAAMRPDVITETVVEVSTEESEPMDTSPIPTSPDSHEPMKKKKAQRASQIIRSSAIVGRKPKTQQSPISNGSPELGIKKKPREGKGNTTYLWEFLLDLLQDKNTCPRYIKWTQREKGIFKLVDSKAVSKLWGKHKNKPDMNYETMGRALRYYYQRGILAKVEGQRLVYQFKDMPKNIVVIDDDKSETCNEDLAAATDEKSLERVSLSAESLLKAASVRGGKNSSLNCSRAEKGVARVVNITSPGHDTPSRCPTTTASVSATTAPRTVRVAMQVPVVMTSLGQKISTVAVQSVNAGAPLITSTSPTTATSPKVVIQTIPTVMPASSENGDKITMQPAKIITIPATQLAQCQLQTKSNLTGSGSINIVGTPLAVRALTPVSIAHGTPVMRLSVPTQQASGQTPPRVISAVIKGPEVKSEAVAKKQEHDVKTLQLVQEEKPADGNKTVTHVVVVSAPSAIALPVTMKTEGLVTCEK; this is encoded by the exons tggaaGCATCAGTTCATAGCAGTAATGCACACTGTACAGATAAGACAATTGAAGCTGCTGAAGCCCTGCTTCATATGGAATCTCCTACCTGCTTAAGGGATTCAAGAAGTCCTG TGGAAGTGTTTGTCCCTCCTTGTGTATCAACTCCAGAATTTATCCATGCTGCTATGAGGCCAGATGTCATTACAGAAACCGTAGTGGAGGTGTCAACTGAAGAATCTGAACCAATGGATACCTCTCCTATTCCTACATCACCAGATAGCCATGaaccaatgaaaaagaaaaaag CTCAAAGGGCCTCGCAGATTATCAGATCCTCTGCAATAG TTGGCCGTAAACCAAAGACCCAGCAATCACCAATTTCCAATGGGTCTCCTGAGTTAGGTATAAAGAAGAAacccagagaaggaaaag gAAACACAACCTATCTGTGGGAGTTTCTTTTAGATCTACTCCAGGATAAAAATACTTGTCCTCGGTATATTAAGTGGacccagagagaaaaaggcatATTCAAGCTTGTGGATTCAAAGGCCGTCTCTAAACTTTGGGGAAAGCATAAGAACAAGCCAGATATGAACTATGAAACTATGGGACGAGCTCTGAG GTATTATTACCAAAGGGGTATTCTTGCAAAGGTCGAAGGACAGAGGCTTGTCTATCAGTTCAAGGATATGCCCAAAAACATAGTGGTCATAGATGATGACAAAAGTGAAACTTGTAATGAAGATTTAGCAGCAGCTACTGATGAAAAGTCATTAGAACGAGTATCACTGTCTGCAGAGAGTCTCCTGAAAGCAGCTTCTGTTCGTGGTGGCAAAAACTCATCTCTAAACTGCTCCAGAGCAGAGAAAGGTGTAGCTAGAGTTGTGAATATCACTTCCCCTGGTCATGATACTCCATCCAGGTGTCCTACTACCACCGCATCTGTGTCAGCAACAACAGCTCCAAG GACAGTTCGTGTGGCAATGCAAGTACCTGTTGTAATGACATCGTTGGGTCAGAAAATCTCGACTGTGGCAGTTCAGTCAGTTAATGCAGGTGCACCATTGATAACCAGCACTAGTCCCACAACAGCAACCTCTCCAAAGGTAGTTATTCAGACAATCCCTACTGTGATGCCAGCCTCTTCTGAAAATGGAGACAAAATCACCATGCAGCCTGCCAAAATTATCACCATCCCAGCTACACAACTTGCACAGTGTCAACTGCAGACAAAGTCCAATCTGACTGGGTCAGGAAGCATTAACATTGTCGGAACCCCGCTGGCTGTGAGAGCACTTACCCCCGTTTCAATAGCCCACGGTACACCTGTAATGAGACTCTCAGTGCCTACCCAACAGGCATCTGGCCAGACTCCCCCGCGAGTTATCAGTGCGGTCATAAAAGGGCCAGAGGTAAAATCAGAAGCGGTGGCAAAAAAGCAAGAACATGACGTGAAAACTTTGCAGCTGGTACAAGAAGAAAAACCGGCAGATGGAAATAAGACAGTGACCCACGTAGTGGTTGTCAGTGCGCCTTCAGCTATTGCCCTTCCTGTAACTATGAAAACGGAAGGACTGGTGACATGTGAGAAATGA
- the ELF2 gene encoding ETS-related transcription factor Elf-2 isoform X8, producing the protein MATSLQEGPTNQLDLLIRAVEASVHSSNAHCTDKTIEAAEALLHMESPTCLRDSRSPVEVFVPPCVSTPEFIHAAMRPDVITETVVEVSTEESEPMDTSPIPTSPDSHEPMKKKKVGRKPKTQQSPISNGSPELGIKKKPREGKGNTTYLWEFLLDLLQDKNTCPRYIKWTQREKGIFKLVDSKAVSKLWGKHKNKPDMNYETMGRALRYYYQRGILAKVEGQRLVYQFKDMPKNIVVIDDDKSETCNEDLAAATDEKSLERVSLSAESLLKAASVRGGKNSSLNCSRAEKGVARVVNITSPGHDTPSRCPTTTASVSATTAPRTVRVAMQVPVVMTSLGQKISTVAVQSVNAGAPLITSTSPTTATSPKVVIQTIPTVMPASSENGDKITMQPAKIITIPATQLAQCQLQTKSNLTGSGSINIVGTPLAVRALTPVSIAHGTPVMRLSVPTQQASGQTPPRVISAVIKGPEVKSEAVAKKQEHDVKTLQLVQEEKPADGNKTVTHVVVVSAPSAIALPVTMKTEGLVTCEK; encoded by the exons tggaaGCATCAGTTCATAGCAGTAATGCACACTGTACAGATAAGACAATTGAAGCTGCTGAAGCCCTGCTTCATATGGAATCTCCTACCTGCTTAAGGGATTCAAGAAGTCCTG TGGAAGTGTTTGTCCCTCCTTGTGTATCAACTCCAGAATTTATCCATGCTGCTATGAGGCCAGATGTCATTACAGAAACCGTAGTGGAGGTGTCAACTGAAGAATCTGAACCAATGGATACCTCTCCTATTCCTACATCACCAGATAGCCATGaaccaatgaaaaagaaaaaag TTGGCCGTAAACCAAAGACCCAGCAATCACCAATTTCCAATGGGTCTCCTGAGTTAGGTATAAAGAAGAAacccagagaaggaaaag gAAACACAACCTATCTGTGGGAGTTTCTTTTAGATCTACTCCAGGATAAAAATACTTGTCCTCGGTATATTAAGTGGacccagagagaaaaaggcatATTCAAGCTTGTGGATTCAAAGGCCGTCTCTAAACTTTGGGGAAAGCATAAGAACAAGCCAGATATGAACTATGAAACTATGGGACGAGCTCTGAG GTATTATTACCAAAGGGGTATTCTTGCAAAGGTCGAAGGACAGAGGCTTGTCTATCAGTTCAAGGATATGCCCAAAAACATAGTGGTCATAGATGATGACAAAAGTGAAACTTGTAATGAAGATTTAGCAGCAGCTACTGATGAAAAGTCATTAGAACGAGTATCACTGTCTGCAGAGAGTCTCCTGAAAGCAGCTTCTGTTCGTGGTGGCAAAAACTCATCTCTAAACTGCTCCAGAGCAGAGAAAGGTGTAGCTAGAGTTGTGAATATCACTTCCCCTGGTCATGATACTCCATCCAGGTGTCCTACTACCACCGCATCTGTGTCAGCAACAACAGCTCCAAG GACAGTTCGTGTGGCAATGCAAGTACCTGTTGTAATGACATCGTTGGGTCAGAAAATCTCGACTGTGGCAGTTCAGTCAGTTAATGCAGGTGCACCATTGATAACCAGCACTAGTCCCACAACAGCAACCTCTCCAAAGGTAGTTATTCAGACAATCCCTACTGTGATGCCAGCCTCTTCTGAAAATGGAGACAAAATCACCATGCAGCCTGCCAAAATTATCACCATCCCAGCTACACAACTTGCACAGTGTCAACTGCAGACAAAGTCCAATCTGACTGGGTCAGGAAGCATTAACATTGTCGGAACCCCGCTGGCTGTGAGAGCACTTACCCCCGTTTCAATAGCCCACGGTACACCTGTAATGAGACTCTCAGTGCCTACCCAACAGGCATCTGGCCAGACTCCCCCGCGAGTTATCAGTGCGGTCATAAAAGGGCCAGAGGTAAAATCAGAAGCGGTGGCAAAAAAGCAAGAACATGACGTGAAAACTTTGCAGCTGGTACAAGAAGAAAAACCGGCAGATGGAAATAAGACAGTGACCCACGTAGTGGTTGTCAGTGCGCCTTCAGCTATTGCCCTTCCTGTAACTATGAAAACGGAAGGACTGGTGACATGTGAGAAATGA
- the ELF2 gene encoding ETS-related transcription factor Elf-2 isoform X11, with product MMQDVAEEQEVETENVETVEASVHSSNAHCTDKTIEAAEALLHMESPTCLRDSRSPEFIHAAMRPDVITETVVEVSTEESEPMDTSPIPTSPDSHEPMKKKKVGRKPKTQQSPISNGSPELGIKKKPREGKGNTTYLWEFLLDLLQDKNTCPRYIKWTQREKGIFKLVDSKAVSKLWGKHKNKPDMNYETMGRALRYYYQRGILAKVEGQRLVYQFKDMPKNIVVIDDDKSETCNEDLAAATDEKSLERVSLSAESLLKAASVRGGKNSSLNCSRAEKGVARVVNITSPGHDTPSRCPTTTASVSATTAPRTVRVAMQVPVVMTSLGQKISTVAVQSVNAGAPLITSTSPTTATSPKVVIQTIPTVMPASSENGDKITMQPAKIITIPATQLAQCQLQTKSNLTGSGSINIVGTPLAVRALTPVSIAHGTPVMRLSVPTQQASGQTPPRVISAVIKGPEVKSEAVAKKQEHDVKTLQLVQEEKPADGNKTVTHVVVVSAPSAIALPVTMKTEGLVTCEK from the exons tggaaGCATCAGTTCATAGCAGTAATGCACACTGTACAGATAAGACAATTGAAGCTGCTGAAGCCCTGCTTCATATGGAATCTCCTACCTGCTTAAGGGATTCAAGAAGTCCTG AATTTATCCATGCTGCTATGAGGCCAGATGTCATTACAGAAACCGTAGTGGAGGTGTCAACTGAAGAATCTGAACCAATGGATACCTCTCCTATTCCTACATCACCAGATAGCCATGaaccaatgaaaaagaaaaaag TTGGCCGTAAACCAAAGACCCAGCAATCACCAATTTCCAATGGGTCTCCTGAGTTAGGTATAAAGAAGAAacccagagaaggaaaag gAAACACAACCTATCTGTGGGAGTTTCTTTTAGATCTACTCCAGGATAAAAATACTTGTCCTCGGTATATTAAGTGGacccagagagaaaaaggcatATTCAAGCTTGTGGATTCAAAGGCCGTCTCTAAACTTTGGGGAAAGCATAAGAACAAGCCAGATATGAACTATGAAACTATGGGACGAGCTCTGAG GTATTATTACCAAAGGGGTATTCTTGCAAAGGTCGAAGGACAGAGGCTTGTCTATCAGTTCAAGGATATGCCCAAAAACATAGTGGTCATAGATGATGACAAAAGTGAAACTTGTAATGAAGATTTAGCAGCAGCTACTGATGAAAAGTCATTAGAACGAGTATCACTGTCTGCAGAGAGTCTCCTGAAAGCAGCTTCTGTTCGTGGTGGCAAAAACTCATCTCTAAACTGCTCCAGAGCAGAGAAAGGTGTAGCTAGAGTTGTGAATATCACTTCCCCTGGTCATGATACTCCATCCAGGTGTCCTACTACCACCGCATCTGTGTCAGCAACAACAGCTCCAAG GACAGTTCGTGTGGCAATGCAAGTACCTGTTGTAATGACATCGTTGGGTCAGAAAATCTCGACTGTGGCAGTTCAGTCAGTTAATGCAGGTGCACCATTGATAACCAGCACTAGTCCCACAACAGCAACCTCTCCAAAGGTAGTTATTCAGACAATCCCTACTGTGATGCCAGCCTCTTCTGAAAATGGAGACAAAATCACCATGCAGCCTGCCAAAATTATCACCATCCCAGCTACACAACTTGCACAGTGTCAACTGCAGACAAAGTCCAATCTGACTGGGTCAGGAAGCATTAACATTGTCGGAACCCCGCTGGCTGTGAGAGCACTTACCCCCGTTTCAATAGCCCACGGTACACCTGTAATGAGACTCTCAGTGCCTACCCAACAGGCATCTGGCCAGACTCCCCCGCGAGTTATCAGTGCGGTCATAAAAGGGCCAGAGGTAAAATCAGAAGCGGTGGCAAAAAAGCAAGAACATGACGTGAAAACTTTGCAGCTGGTACAAGAAGAAAAACCGGCAGATGGAAATAAGACAGTGACCCACGTAGTGGTTGTCAGTGCGCCTTCAGCTATTGCCCTTCCTGTAACTATGAAAACGGAAGGACTGGTGACATGTGAGAAATGA
- the ELF2 gene encoding ETS-related transcription factor Elf-2 isoform X7: MATSLQEGPTNQLDLLIRAVEASVHSSNAHCTDKTIEAAEALLHMESPTCLRDSRSPEFIHAAMRPDVITETVVEVSTEESEPMDTSPIPTSPDSHEPMKKKKAQRASQIIRSSAIVGRKPKTQQSPISNGSPELGIKKKPREGKGNTTYLWEFLLDLLQDKNTCPRYIKWTQREKGIFKLVDSKAVSKLWGKHKNKPDMNYETMGRALRYYYQRGILAKVEGQRLVYQFKDMPKNIVVIDDDKSETCNEDLAAATDEKSLERVSLSAESLLKAASVRGGKNSSLNCSRAEKGVARVVNITSPGHDTPSRCPTTTASVSATTAPRTVRVAMQVPVVMTSLGQKISTVAVQSVNAGAPLITSTSPTTATSPKVVIQTIPTVMPASSENGDKITMQPAKIITIPATQLAQCQLQTKSNLTGSGSINIVGTPLAVRALTPVSIAHGTPVMRLSVPTQQASGQTPPRVISAVIKGPEVKSEAVAKKQEHDVKTLQLVQEEKPADGNKTVTHVVVVSAPSAIALPVTMKTEGLVTCEK; encoded by the exons tggaaGCATCAGTTCATAGCAGTAATGCACACTGTACAGATAAGACAATTGAAGCTGCTGAAGCCCTGCTTCATATGGAATCTCCTACCTGCTTAAGGGATTCAAGAAGTCCTG AATTTATCCATGCTGCTATGAGGCCAGATGTCATTACAGAAACCGTAGTGGAGGTGTCAACTGAAGAATCTGAACCAATGGATACCTCTCCTATTCCTACATCACCAGATAGCCATGaaccaatgaaaaagaaaaaag CTCAAAGGGCCTCGCAGATTATCAGATCCTCTGCAATAG TTGGCCGTAAACCAAAGACCCAGCAATCACCAATTTCCAATGGGTCTCCTGAGTTAGGTATAAAGAAGAAacccagagaaggaaaag gAAACACAACCTATCTGTGGGAGTTTCTTTTAGATCTACTCCAGGATAAAAATACTTGTCCTCGGTATATTAAGTGGacccagagagaaaaaggcatATTCAAGCTTGTGGATTCAAAGGCCGTCTCTAAACTTTGGGGAAAGCATAAGAACAAGCCAGATATGAACTATGAAACTATGGGACGAGCTCTGAG GTATTATTACCAAAGGGGTATTCTTGCAAAGGTCGAAGGACAGAGGCTTGTCTATCAGTTCAAGGATATGCCCAAAAACATAGTGGTCATAGATGATGACAAAAGTGAAACTTGTAATGAAGATTTAGCAGCAGCTACTGATGAAAAGTCATTAGAACGAGTATCACTGTCTGCAGAGAGTCTCCTGAAAGCAGCTTCTGTTCGTGGTGGCAAAAACTCATCTCTAAACTGCTCCAGAGCAGAGAAAGGTGTAGCTAGAGTTGTGAATATCACTTCCCCTGGTCATGATACTCCATCCAGGTGTCCTACTACCACCGCATCTGTGTCAGCAACAACAGCTCCAAG GACAGTTCGTGTGGCAATGCAAGTACCTGTTGTAATGACATCGTTGGGTCAGAAAATCTCGACTGTGGCAGTTCAGTCAGTTAATGCAGGTGCACCATTGATAACCAGCACTAGTCCCACAACAGCAACCTCTCCAAAGGTAGTTATTCAGACAATCCCTACTGTGATGCCAGCCTCTTCTGAAAATGGAGACAAAATCACCATGCAGCCTGCCAAAATTATCACCATCCCAGCTACACAACTTGCACAGTGTCAACTGCAGACAAAGTCCAATCTGACTGGGTCAGGAAGCATTAACATTGTCGGAACCCCGCTGGCTGTGAGAGCACTTACCCCCGTTTCAATAGCCCACGGTACACCTGTAATGAGACTCTCAGTGCCTACCCAACAGGCATCTGGCCAGACTCCCCCGCGAGTTATCAGTGCGGTCATAAAAGGGCCAGAGGTAAAATCAGAAGCGGTGGCAAAAAAGCAAGAACATGACGTGAAAACTTTGCAGCTGGTACAAGAAGAAAAACCGGCAGATGGAAATAAGACAGTGACCCACGTAGTGGTTGTCAGTGCGCCTTCAGCTATTGCCCTTCCTGTAACTATGAAAACGGAAGGACTGGTGACATGTGAGAAATGA